From one Streptomyces sp. Q6 genomic stretch:
- a CDS encoding STAS domain-containing protein, with translation MDRGTVGSAHLGRLLVEVRHEGTSAVVTPAGELDHHTADLLREPLDDCLANGVSRLVIDCSRLEFCDSTGLNVLLGARLKAEAAGGGVHLAGMLPVVARVFEITGAEAVFTLHDSLEAALATE, from the coding sequence ATGGACCGCGGGACAGTCGGCAGCGCGCATCTGGGCCGGCTTCTGGTCGAGGTGCGACACGAGGGCACGAGTGCCGTCGTCACCCCGGCAGGTGAGTTGGATCACCACACGGCCGATCTCCTGCGTGAACCGCTGGATGACTGCCTGGCGAACGGGGTATCTCGCCTGGTCATCGACTGTTCGCGACTGGAGTTCTGCGACTCGACCGGGCTGAACGTCCTGCTCGGTGCCCGCCTCAAGGCGGAGGCCGCCGGCGGCGGGGTCCACCTGGCGGGAATGCTGCCCGTGGTGGCCCGGGTCTTCGAGATCACCGGCGCCGAGGCGGTCTTCACCCTCCATGACTCTCTGGAAGCGGCACTGGCCACCGAGTGA
- a CDS encoding allantoate amidohydrolase: MWRDLLPLGRDHDTRGYRRYAWTAADADCRAWFRAQAASRGLTYELDRNGNQWAWLGDPEAGDAVVTGSHLDSVPDGGAFDGPLGVVSSFAALDELRRRGVEFTKPVAITNFGDEEGARFGLACVGSRLTSGVLTREQAYALQDGDGVSLPQAMERAGYDPETIGADPARLARIGAFIELHVEQGRALDLSGDAVGVASSIWPHGRWRFDFRGEANHAGTTRLADRRDPMLSYAETVLAARREAELAGTVATFGKISVEPNGVNAIPSLVRGWLDSRAADQRSLDDTVTGIEKAARAYADAHGIDVSLTRESFTPVVEFDHALRDEIARILGTKTTLTAPVLGTGAGHDAGILARSIPTAMLFVRNPTGVSHSPAEFAAEDDCLAGVCALADVLEGLACK; this comes from the coding sequence ATGTGGCGGGACCTCCTGCCCCTCGGCCGGGACCACGACACCCGCGGCTACCGCCGCTACGCCTGGACGGCCGCCGACGCCGACTGCCGCGCATGGTTCCGGGCCCAGGCCGCGTCCCGCGGCCTGACCTACGAGCTGGACCGCAACGGCAACCAGTGGGCCTGGCTCGGCGACCCGGAGGCCGGCGACGCGGTCGTCACCGGCTCGCACCTGGACTCCGTCCCCGACGGCGGCGCCTTCGACGGCCCCCTCGGCGTGGTCTCCTCGTTCGCCGCGCTCGACGAACTCCGCCGCAGGGGAGTGGAGTTCACCAAACCGGTCGCGATCACCAACTTCGGCGACGAGGAGGGCGCCCGCTTCGGCCTGGCCTGCGTCGGCTCCCGCCTCACGTCAGGGGTCCTCACCCGCGAGCAGGCGTACGCGCTGCAGGACGGCGACGGCGTCAGCCTCCCGCAGGCGATGGAACGCGCCGGGTACGACCCGGAGACGATCGGCGCGGACCCCGCGCGGCTCGCCCGGATCGGCGCGTTCATCGAGCTCCACGTGGAACAGGGCCGCGCGCTGGACCTGTCCGGCGACGCGGTGGGCGTCGCCAGCTCCATCTGGCCGCACGGCCGCTGGCGCTTCGACTTCCGCGGCGAGGCCAACCACGCGGGCACGACCCGCCTGGCCGACCGCAGGGACCCGATGCTGTCGTACGCGGAGACGGTCCTCGCGGCCCGCCGCGAGGCCGAACTGGCGGGCACGGTCGCGACGTTCGGCAAGATCTCCGTCGAGCCGAACGGCGTCAACGCCATCCCGTCGCTGGTCCGCGGCTGGCTCGACTCGCGCGCCGCCGACCAGCGGTCGCTGGACGACACGGTCACCGGCATCGAGAAGGCGGCCCGCGCCTACGCGGACGCGCACGGCATCGACGTCTCGCTCACCCGGGAGTCCTTCACGCCGGTCGTCGAGTTCGACCACGCGCTGCGCGACGAGATCGCCCGCATCCTCGGTACGAAGACCACGCTCACCGCGCCCGTCCTCGGAACGGGCGCGGGACACGACGCCGGAATCCTGGCCCGGTCGATCCCCACCGCCATGCTGTTCGTACGCAACCCGACGGGCGTCTCGCACTCCCCGGCCGAGTTCGCGGCCGAGGACGACTGCCTCGCCGGGGTGTGCGCACTGGCCGACGTACTGGAAGGGCTGGCCTGCAAGTGA
- the hutU gene encoding urocanate hydratase produces MSGPRPVRAPRGTELNTLGWQQEGALRMLMNNLDAEVAEHPDKLVVYGGTGKAARSWEAFDAIVRTLKTLESDETLLVQSGKPVGVLRTNEWAPRVLLANSNLVGDWANWEEFRKLESEGLTMYGQMTAGSWIYIGSQGIVQGTYETFGAVARKKFDGTLAGTITLTAGVGGMGGAQPLAVTMNEGVALCVDVDETRIDRRIGTRYLDVKADDLDHALELALKARDERRALSIGVVGNAAEVFPELLRRDAPIDIVTDQTSAHDPLAYLPVGIPVEDWDKEREADPAGFTDKARHSMRLHVEAMVGFLDKGAEVFDYGNSIRDEARKAGYDRAFDFPGFVPAHIRPLFEEGLGPFRWAALSGDPEDIRKTDAAIKELFPENKHLHRWLDMAAERISFEGLPARICWLGYGERHLAGLKFNEMVASGELSAPVVIGRDHLDSGSVASPYRETEAMKDGSDAIADWPLLNALVNTASGASWVSLHHGGGVGMGRSIHAGQVCVADGTELAARKIERVLTNDPAMGVIRHVDAGYEHAAEVAAERGVRVPMREGE; encoded by the coding sequence ATGTCAGGACCCCGCCCCGTACGAGCCCCGCGCGGCACCGAGCTCAACACCCTGGGGTGGCAGCAGGAGGGCGCCCTGCGGATGCTCATGAACAACCTCGACGCCGAGGTGGCCGAGCACCCCGACAAGCTCGTCGTGTACGGCGGCACCGGCAAGGCGGCCCGGTCCTGGGAGGCGTTCGACGCGATCGTGCGCACGCTGAAGACGCTGGAGTCCGACGAGACCCTCCTCGTCCAGTCCGGTAAGCCGGTCGGCGTGCTGCGCACCAACGAGTGGGCGCCGCGCGTGCTCCTCGCCAACTCCAACCTGGTCGGCGACTGGGCCAACTGGGAGGAGTTCCGCAAGCTGGAGTCCGAGGGCCTCACCATGTACGGCCAGATGACGGCCGGCTCGTGGATCTACATCGGCTCGCAGGGCATCGTCCAGGGCACGTACGAGACGTTCGGCGCGGTCGCCCGCAAGAAGTTCGACGGCACGCTCGCCGGGACGATCACCCTGACCGCCGGTGTCGGCGGCATGGGCGGCGCCCAGCCGCTGGCCGTCACCATGAACGAGGGCGTCGCCCTCTGCGTCGACGTCGACGAGACCCGCATCGACCGCCGCATCGGCACCCGCTACCTGGACGTCAAGGCCGACGACCTCGACCACGCCCTTGAGCTGGCCCTCAAGGCCCGCGACGAGCGCCGCGCCCTGTCCATCGGCGTCGTCGGCAACGCCGCCGAGGTCTTCCCCGAGCTGCTGCGCCGCGACGCCCCGATCGACATCGTCACCGACCAGACCTCGGCCCACGACCCGCTCGCCTACCTGCCCGTCGGCATCCCGGTCGAGGACTGGGACAAGGAGCGCGAGGCGGACCCGGCCGGCTTCACCGACAAGGCCCGCCACTCGATGCGCCTGCACGTGGAGGCGATGGTCGGCTTCCTGGACAAGGGCGCCGAGGTCTTCGACTACGGCAACTCCATCCGTGACGAGGCCCGCAAGGCCGGCTACGACCGGGCCTTCGACTTCCCCGGCTTCGTCCCGGCGCACATCCGCCCGCTGTTCGAGGAGGGCCTCGGCCCGTTCCGCTGGGCCGCGCTGTCCGGCGACCCGGAGGACATCCGCAAGACGGACGCCGCGATCAAGGAGCTGTTCCCGGAGAACAAGCACCTGCACCGCTGGCTCGACATGGCCGCCGAGCGCATCTCCTTCGAGGGCCTCCCGGCGCGCATCTGCTGGCTCGGCTACGGCGAGCGCCACCTGGCCGGCCTCAAGTTCAACGAGATGGTGGCGTCCGGCGAACTGTCGGCCCCCGTCGTGATCGGCCGCGACCACCTCGACTCGGGCTCGGTGGCCTCCCCGTACCGCGAGACCGAGGCCATGAAGGACGGCTCCGACGCGATCGCCGACTGGCCGCTCCTGAACGCCCTGGTCAACACGGCGTCCGGTGCGTCCTGGGTCTCTCTGCACCACGGCGGCGGCGTCGGCATGGGCCGCTCCATCCACGCGGGCCAGGTCTGCGTCGCCGACGGCACCGAGCTGGCCGCGCGGAAGATCGAGCGCGTCCTCACCAACGACCCGGCGATGGGCGTCATCCGGCACGTCGACGCGGGCTACGAGCACGCGGCGGAGGTCGCGGCGGAGCGCGGCGTCCGCGTGCCCATGCGGGAGGGCGAGTGA
- a CDS encoding ATP-binding protein, with protein MSTTRPYSPGDHGPEPGDMPAATGRQVRRLSLDGASGIVPLARDFTREALHAWGWLPAATADRRAAAEDVLLVVSELVTNACLHAEGADELTVSLSNKVLRLEVADRGAGQPAPRTPHRAGRPGGHGMFIVQRLCLDWGVVRTPGVTGKTVWAELDAPV; from the coding sequence ATGAGCACCACCCGGCCTTACTCGCCGGGCGACCACGGCCCCGAGCCCGGCGACATGCCGGCTGCCACGGGCCGTCAGGTCCGCAGGCTGAGCCTCGACGGGGCCAGTGGCATCGTGCCGCTGGCCCGCGACTTCACCCGCGAAGCGCTGCATGCCTGGGGCTGGCTCCCGGCGGCGACCGCGGACCGCCGGGCCGCGGCCGAGGATGTCCTCCTTGTCGTCTCCGAGCTGGTCACCAACGCCTGCCTGCACGCGGAGGGCGCGGACGAGCTGACCGTCTCCCTGAGCAACAAGGTGCTGCGCCTCGAAGTCGCCGACCGCGGCGCCGGACAGCCCGCGCCGCGCACCCCGCACCGCGCGGGACGCCCCGGCGGCCACGGCATGTTCATCGTCCAACGCCTCTGCCTCGACTGGGGAGTTGTGCGTACCCCGGGAGTCACGGGCAAGACCGTGTGGGCGGAGCTGGACGCCCCCGTCTGA
- a CDS encoding LPXTG cell wall anchor domain-containing protein, translating into MSYRTYQKRTAAFALSAALAGSAVLMAAPSASATVQDVNYQCKTPIGNKSAVSPIDMKSVKSGSGYKITMSFQKGVSSSPVELGKGAMNPSAVIQLGGAESGTLPVSGPPNAAAIPANTPIKISDLSGTYTPKKSGKVTFTAGVLTIKALGTTTTCTPSNKPKPSLELDVKGAGGSGSGSTGSTGSGSSQSSPSGGDELPQTGPEDSAIALGTLGGTVLLAGAAGTLWLTRRRQGAPR; encoded by the coding sequence GTGTCGTACCGGACGTACCAGAAACGAACCGCCGCGTTCGCGCTCAGCGCGGCCCTGGCCGGCTCGGCGGTGCTGATGGCCGCCCCCAGCGCTTCGGCCACGGTGCAGGACGTCAACTACCAGTGCAAGACGCCGATCGGCAACAAGAGCGCCGTCTCCCCGATCGACATGAAGTCGGTCAAGAGCGGCAGCGGCTACAAGATCACGATGTCCTTCCAGAAGGGCGTCTCCTCCAGCCCCGTCGAACTCGGCAAGGGCGCGATGAACCCCAGCGCCGTCATCCAGCTGGGCGGCGCGGAGAGCGGCACGCTGCCGGTCTCGGGGCCCCCGAACGCGGCCGCGATCCCCGCCAACACCCCCATCAAGATCAGTGACTTGAGCGGGACGTACACGCCGAAGAAGAGCGGCAAGGTGACGTTCACCGCCGGCGTCCTCACCATCAAGGCGCTCGGTACGACGACCACCTGCACCCCGTCCAACAAGCCGAAGCCGTCCCTGGAACTGGACGTGAAGGGCGCGGGCGGCTCCGGCTCGGGTTCCACGGGCTCCACGGGCTCCGGTTCCTCGCAGTCGTCCCCCTCCGGCGGCGACGAGCTGCCGCAGACGGGTCCCGAGGACTCGGCGATCGCGCTCGGCACGCTGGGCGGCACCGTCCTGCTGGCCGGTGCGGCAGGCACCCTGTGGCTCACCAGGCGCCGCCAGGGGGCGCCCCGCTAG
- a CDS encoding Lsr2 family DNA-binding protein: MSTTGTTTEGAIDGAERRMGLTVPPVLRRWLLEPATAPAGLDLLGLPDMERVHRHRTALAADADPAAWRAEWLPIEAGTEGFHGTFLDTRTGTVGSWTEGSDPRENTHPSLAAHLHPPEPPSQDALHRWARERGITLHHRGRVPQNIREAYQESP, translated from the coding sequence ATGTCGACGACGGGGACGACGACCGAGGGGGCCATCGACGGGGCCGAGCGCCGCATGGGCCTGACGGTGCCGCCGGTGCTGCGCCGGTGGCTCCTGGAGCCCGCCACCGCCCCCGCCGGCCTTGACCTCCTCGGCCTCCCGGACATGGAGCGCGTCCACCGCCACAGGACGGCCCTGGCCGCCGACGCCGATCCTGCGGCCTGGCGCGCGGAGTGGCTGCCGATCGAGGCGGGGACCGAGGGCTTCCACGGCACGTTCCTCGACACCCGCACCGGCACGGTGGGCTCCTGGACCGAGGGCTCGGACCCGAGGGAGAACACGCACCCGTCCCTGGCCGCCCACCTCCACCCGCCCGAGCCCCCGTCGCAGGACGCGCTGCACCGCTGGGCCCGGGAGCGCGGCATCACCCTCCACCACCGCGGCCGCGTCCCCCAGAACATCCGCGAGGCGTACCAGGAGTCCCCGTGA
- a CDS encoding formimidoylglutamate deiminase yields MQVTTYWLEHAWLDAFVEPGVVVEVTGDRITALRKGVETPPPGATALRGLTLPGLANAHSHAFHRALRSTVQVGSGTFWTWREVMYGIADRLTPDSYHALARAVYAEMALAGITAVGEFHYLHHQPGGTPYADPNAMGEALIAAADEAGLRITLLDTAYLSSGFGKEPDRHQRRFSDGTADAWAQRVSLLKDRPGVRIGAAVHSVRAVPADQLATVARWASDRAAPLHVHLSEQTAENDACQAAHGCTPTQLLADSGVLGARTTGVHNTHLTDGDIGLLGGSGTGTCMCPTTERDLADGIGPAVALQKAGSPLSLGSDSHAVIDLFEEARAMELNERLRSRTRGHWTAAALLRAASADGHAALGWTDAGVLEPGAVADLVTITLDSVRTAGALPRLGAETAVFAATASDVTDVIAGGRVVVRDGRHALVGDVAKALSDAIAELHS; encoded by the coding sequence CTGCAAGTGACGACGTACTGGCTGGAACACGCCTGGCTCGACGCGTTCGTGGAGCCGGGCGTGGTGGTGGAGGTCACCGGCGACCGCATCACCGCGCTGCGCAAGGGCGTCGAGACCCCGCCGCCCGGCGCGACCGCGCTGCGCGGCCTCACCCTGCCCGGCCTCGCCAACGCCCACAGCCACGCCTTCCACCGCGCCCTGCGCTCCACCGTCCAGGTCGGCTCGGGCACGTTCTGGACGTGGCGCGAGGTCATGTACGGGATCGCGGACCGGCTGACGCCCGACAGCTACCACGCGCTCGCGCGGGCCGTGTACGCGGAGATGGCGCTGGCCGGCATCACGGCGGTCGGCGAGTTCCACTACCTGCACCACCAGCCCGGCGGCACACCGTACGCGGACCCGAACGCGATGGGCGAGGCGCTGATCGCGGCGGCGGACGAGGCGGGCCTGCGCATCACGCTCCTCGACACGGCGTACCTCTCGTCGGGCTTCGGCAAGGAACCGGACCGCCACCAGCGGCGCTTCAGCGACGGCACGGCCGACGCGTGGGCGCAGCGCGTGTCGCTGCTCAAGGACCGCCCCGGGGTACGGATCGGCGCGGCCGTCCACTCGGTGCGGGCGGTCCCCGCGGACCAGCTGGCGACGGTGGCGCGGTGGGCGTCGGACCGCGCCGCCCCGCTCCACGTCCACCTCTCCGAGCAGACCGCGGAGAACGACGCGTGCCAGGCCGCCCACGGCTGCACCCCCACCCAACTCCTCGCGGACAGCGGGGTGTTGGGCGCCCGCACGACCGGCGTGCACAACACGCACCTCACGGACGGCGACATCGGCCTGCTCGGCGGCTCGGGCACCGGTACGTGCATGTGCCCCACCACCGAACGCGACCTGGCCGACGGCATCGGCCCGGCCGTCGCCCTCCAGAAGGCGGGCTCGCCGCTCTCCCTCGGCTCCGACAGCCACGCGGTGATCGACCTCTTCGAGGAGGCGCGCGCGATGGAGCTGAACGAGCGCCTGCGCTCGCGCACCCGGGGCCACTGGACGGCGGCGGCCCTGCTGCGCGCGGCGTCCGCCGACGGGCACGCGGCCCTCGGCTGGACCGACGCGGGCGTCCTCGAACCGGGCGCGGTCGCCGACCTGGTCACGATCACCCTCGACTCGGTCCGCACGGCGGGCGCGCTGCCGCGCCTCGGCGCGGAGACCGCGGTGTTCGCGGCGACCGCCTCCGACGTGACGGACGTGATCGCGGGGGGCCGGGTGGTCGTACGGGACGGTCGGCATGCCCTGGTCGGCGACGTGGCGAAGGCCCTGTCGGACGCGATCGCGGAGCTGCACTCCTGA
- the hutI gene encoding imidazolonepropionase — protein MTTTTAITHIATLVTNNPDLGEGPLGLIENAALVIENDRIAWAGRTADVPATDEAHDAQGRAVVPGFVDSHSHLVFAGDRTAEFNARMSGQSYRAGGIRTTVAATRAATDEALEANLTRYLAEALRQGTTTFETKSGYGLTTADEERALRIAAAHTDEVTYLGAHIVSPDYADDPAAYVELVTGEMLDACAPHARWIDVFCEKGAFDGDQARAILTAGKARGLHPRIHANQLSYGPGVQLAVELDAASADHCTHLTDADVDALAQGDTVATLLPGAEFSTRAQWPNARRLLDAGATVALSTDCNPGSSFTSSVPFCIALAVRDMGMTPDEALWSATAGGARALRRTDIGHLAPGARADLAILDAPSHVHLAYRPGVPLVREVWRAGNRV, from the coding sequence ATGACGACCACCACGGCCATCACCCACATCGCCACCCTGGTCACCAACAACCCGGACCTCGGCGAAGGCCCCCTGGGACTGATCGAGAACGCCGCGCTCGTCATCGAGAACGACCGGATCGCCTGGGCGGGCCGCACGGCCGACGTCCCCGCGACGGACGAGGCGCACGACGCGCAGGGCCGCGCCGTCGTCCCCGGCTTCGTCGACTCCCACTCCCACCTGGTCTTCGCGGGCGACCGCACGGCCGAGTTCAACGCCCGGATGTCCGGACAGAGTTACCGGGCCGGGGGCATCCGTACGACGGTGGCGGCGACCCGCGCGGCGACGGACGAGGCCCTGGAGGCGAACCTCACCCGCTACCTCGCGGAGGCCCTGCGTCAGGGCACCACGACGTTCGAGACGAAGTCCGGCTACGGCCTGACGACCGCCGACGAGGAGCGCGCGCTGCGCATCGCGGCCGCCCACACGGACGAGGTCACGTACCTGGGCGCGCACATCGTCTCCCCGGACTACGCGGACGACCCGGCGGCGTACGTCGAACTCGTCACCGGCGAGATGCTGGACGCCTGCGCCCCGCACGCCCGCTGGATCGACGTGTTCTGCGAGAAGGGCGCGTTCGACGGCGACCAGGCGCGGGCGATCCTCACGGCGGGCAAGGCGCGCGGCCTCCACCCCCGTATCCACGCGAACCAGCTCTCGTACGGTCCGGGCGTCCAGCTGGCGGTCGAACTGGACGCGGCGTCGGCCGACCACTGCACGCACCTCACCGACGCGGACGTCGACGCCCTGGCGCAGGGCGACACGGTCGCGACGCTCCTGCCGGGCGCGGAGTTCTCGACCCGGGCGCAGTGGCCGAACGCCCGCCGCCTCCTGGACGCGGGCGCCACGGTGGCCCTCTCCACGGACTGCAACCCGGGCTCGTCCTTCACGTCCTCGGTCCCCTTCTGCATCGCCCTCGCGGTACGGGACATGGGCATGACCCCCGACGAGGCCCTCTGGTCGGCGACGGCGGGTGGCGCGCGGGCCCTGCGCCGCACGGACATCGGCCACCTGGCGCCCGGGGCGCGCGCGGACCTGGCGATCCTGGACGCGCCCAGCCACGTACACCTGGCGTACCGGCCGGGCGTTCCGCTCGTCCGCGAGGTGTGGCGCGCGGGCAACCGCGTCTAA
- a CDS encoding RNA polymerase sigma factor SigF yields the protein MSPRLDESRTDQASSTLPPEPPVDVEPEDAADTFEGLEGLPEIPPFAEVGPLDARALSKTLFGRLESLEEGTPEYSYVRNTLVELNLALVKFAASRFRSRSEPMEDIIQVGTIGLIKAIDRFELSRGVEFPTFAMPTIVGEIKRFFRDTSWSVRVPRRLQELRLDLAKAGDELAQQLDRAPTVGELAERLGISNDEVVEGMAASNAYTASSLDAQPEEDDSEGALADRIGYEDHGLEGIEYVESLKPLIAELPPRDRKILSLRFVANMTQSEIGDELGISQMHVSRLLSRTLVRLRKGLTVEE from the coding sequence ATGTCACCCCGGCTCGACGAATCGCGTACTGACCAGGCGTCGTCGACTCTCCCCCCGGAACCCCCTGTCGACGTCGAGCCCGAGGATGCGGCCGACACGTTCGAAGGCCTGGAAGGCCTTCCGGAGATCCCTCCGTTCGCCGAGGTCGGACCCCTCGACGCGCGAGCCCTCTCCAAGACCCTCTTCGGGCGCCTCGAGTCGCTCGAGGAAGGCACCCCCGAGTACTCCTACGTCCGCAACACCCTGGTCGAGCTGAATCTCGCCCTGGTGAAGTTCGCGGCCTCCCGGTTCCGCTCCCGCAGCGAGCCGATGGAGGACATCATCCAGGTCGGCACCATCGGCCTGATCAAGGCGATCGACCGCTTCGAGCTGAGCCGTGGCGTCGAGTTCCCCACTTTCGCGATGCCTACCATCGTCGGCGAGATCAAGCGCTTCTTCCGCGACACGTCGTGGTCGGTGCGCGTCCCCCGCCGTCTCCAGGAACTCCGTCTCGACCTCGCCAAGGCGGGCGACGAGCTCGCCCAGCAGCTCGACCGCGCCCCCACGGTGGGCGAGCTCGCCGAGCGCCTCGGCATCTCGAACGACGAGGTCGTGGAAGGCATGGCGGCGTCGAACGCGTACACCGCCAGTTCGCTGGACGCGCAGCCCGAGGAGGACGACTCCGAAGGCGCGCTCGCGGACCGCATCGGTTACGAGGACCACGGTCTGGAGGGCATCGAGTACGTCGAGTCCCTCAAGCCGCTGATCGCCGAACTCCCGCCGCGCGACCGCAAGATCCTGTCGCTGCGCTTCGTGGCGAACATGACGCAGTCGGAGATCGGCGACGAGCTCGGAATCTCGCAGATGCACGTGTCGCGGCTCCTGTCGCGCACCCTCGTGCGGCTGCGCAAGGGGCTGACGGTCGAGGAGTGA
- a CDS encoding NUDIX hydrolase, protein MTGDPTGHTERVDRVDDDDRFLAVVSRSEAIRHGWLHRVATTVCRDPQGRTLVHRRPDDASRFPGHYNWMLGGAVEASESYEAAAARELKEELGVDATPRFVLKYRCEGAISPYWLALHETVLTGPVTPDPAEVAWHAWLPEPDLIDLVHHDRFVPDAREAFDLYRSAPQDLPPGRAR, encoded by the coding sequence GTGACCGGGGACCCCACCGGACACACCGAACGAGTCGACCGGGTGGACGACGACGACCGGTTCCTGGCGGTCGTCAGCAGATCGGAAGCGATCCGCCACGGCTGGCTGCACCGCGTCGCGACGACCGTCTGCCGCGACCCGCAGGGCCGCACCCTCGTCCACCGCCGCCCCGACGACGCCTCCCGCTTCCCCGGCCACTACAACTGGATGCTCGGGGGCGCTGTGGAGGCATCCGAGAGCTACGAGGCCGCCGCCGCACGCGAGCTGAAGGAGGAGCTCGGCGTCGACGCGACCCCGAGGTTCGTCCTCAAGTACCGCTGCGAGGGGGCGATCAGCCCGTACTGGCTGGCCCTGCACGAGACCGTCCTCACCGGCCCCGTCACCCCGGACCCGGCGGAGGTGGCCTGGCACGCCTGGCTCCCGGAGCCCGACCTCATCGACCTCGTCCACCACGACCGCTTCGTCCCGGACGCCCGCGAGGCGTTCGACCTGTACCGGTCGGCCCCGCAGGACCTGCCGCCGGGACGCGCGCGGTGA